Part of the Thermococcus sp. 18S1 genome, TCCTGAGCAGTTTGATCTGCCTCGGGGTAAGGGTGGCCTTTTCCTCCATTTTTAAACCTCCTTTTGCATGATTCTTATTTACATGTTTATTAAATCAACGATTTTCCAGGCCAATGTCAAATTTTTGTTGGCCTATATTCTGTGGCATATAACATATCTTATAAGTCTTTTCATTGTACATGTTCCGACCTTCCCATCTTGGGCTTTTTATTCCAGCGAGCTCGTTGGCTCCGCCTTTGCGGTTCTGGTCGTTTCTGGATGTGTTGCAGTTATCTTTTTAATTTCTCTTTCCAACCTGCTCCCATGAACAAGGCGGGATACACCACGGATGTCCCTGAGGATCGTTTTGTCCTTCTCGATGAACTGTCCTCCAGAGACCGGCCCCTTCGGGTTATGCTCGTCGGGGGAACCGACAGCGGCAAGACGACGCTCCTCACTTTCCTGGCCAACGGCCTGGCTGAGAGGGGTCTTCGGGTCGCGATTGTGGACAGCGACGTCGGCCAGAAGGGAATCCTCCCGCCCGCGACGATCAGCCTTGCCTTCGTGGACGGGCCGTTCTCCAGCCCGAGCGAACTCAGGGGACACGCCCACTACTTCATAGGAACAACCACCCCGGGCCAGTACGTCGGTGAGATGGCGGTGGGGGTTAAGAGGCTCGCGGACATCGCCGCCGAAAAGGCGGACGTCGTCCTGATAGACACCACCGGCTTCGTCATGGGAACGGGGGTTGAGCTGAAGCGCCTCAAAGCCGAACTCGTTAGGCCGGACCTCATCGTTCTGCTCGAGCGGGCGGGGGAGCTGGAATACCTGCGTAAGGTCCTCGCTCCTTACGGTGAGGTCGTCACGCTCCAGGTCAGTCCAGCGGCTAGGGAACACTCGCGCCGGGAACGCAGGGAAGTCCGGCGGGAGAAGTGGAAGGCGTACTTTTCAAACTCCAGGACTGTTGAGGTGGATCTGACGAAGGTGATTCCTGGGGGTACGGAGCTCTTCCGCGGCAGGCCCCTGACGGAGGAGGAGCGCGAACTGCTCTCCACGCTCTTCAAGTGGCTTGTGGTGGCTGGGTGGAAGGGGGAGCACTACACCGTCGTCAAGGTCGATGCTGAGGGCTTTTCGAGGCAGTACGGCCGCCAGGCCCTCCGCGCCATTGATTTCGAGAGGCTGAGCAACCTCCTCGTGGGTTTCATAGACGGGCGGGGCCTGTGCATGGGCGTTGGCATACTGAAGTGGATAAACTTCAGTGGGATGAATGCTCAGGTCCTCACTCCCCTCTCCGAGGAAGAGGTTGAGAATGCCGTGGAACTGCGCTTTGGCCGTATACAGGTGCTTGAAAATGGCGAGGAACTTGGTCTCCTCAGGCGGGAGGAGCTGTAGCAAAGATTTTTAAGTCAATAACCTAATCGAATTAGGTGAGCCTAATGGAATTCAAGGCCTTCATCGAGATAACCCGGCCCCACAACTGCGCCCTGGCTGGAGTGGTGGGTGTCCTCGGGTCGATCGTGGCGGTTGGTCACCTCCCCGACGCCCTGACGACGGCCCTCGTCTTCCTGGTGGTCACCCTGGGGTGCGCCGGGGGCAACACGATAAACGACTACTTCGACTACGAGATAGATAAAATAAACCGTCCTGACAGACCGCTTCCCAGGGGAGCCATGGACCGGAGAACGGCGCTCTACTACTCCCTGCTGCTCTCCGCGGTGGGGCTGGTGCTGGCGTACATGATAAACGTTTACGCCTTCCTGCTGGCCATTATAGCGTACGCCGCCATGTTCCTCTACGCCTGGAAGCTCAAGCCCATGCCCTTCGTCGGCAACCTCGTCGTCGCTGGCCTGACCGGTGCGACTCCACTCTACGGTGCGGTCTCCGTTGAGCACCTAGGCCTAGCCGGCTACCTGGCGGTGTGTGCCTTCCTTGTCAACGTGGCGCGTGAAGTTATAAAGGATATAGAGGACGTTGAAGGTGACCTTGCGAAGGGCGCTAGGACCCTACCCATAGTGTGGGGGAAGAGGAAGGCGGCCTACCTCGCTGCGGCCTTCGCGGTGCTGACGGTGGTGGCGTCCTTCCTCCCGATAATGGCGGGGGTCGGTCTCGGCTACTACGCGATGGTGCCTGTTGACCTTATAATCCTCTACGCGGCGTACCGCATACTCCGCTCCCAGGATAGGGAAGCGGCCCACAGCTCCCAGAAGCTGCTTAAGGTGAGCATATTCCTCGCCGTGATGGCGTTCATGATCGCCGCGCTGGTCTGAAGATGAGAACTGAGAACTGGAGGTGAAGTTCATGGAGTTTAAGGATGAACTTGTGCGTGCGCTTGATGGGGACGGGCTCTGGACCGTCGTTACTTTCAAAACGCCCTATGGGCCTGGCATGACCCTTGAAAAACTCGCGGAGGCCGTGGAGAACGCCGGTTGGAGCGTTACGTTCAGGGCCAACTGGTGGACCGCGGACATACCCTACGGCCTCGCCAGGCTGGACCTCAGAAAGGGGGACAGGGAGAAGATACTCCTCGGCAAGTGGATCCTCGGAAGCGGCTGCGAGCTGATACGGCTGGAGAACATGCCCCTCGAGAAGGGCCGCGACGAGTTCTTCCGGATGGTGGACAGCATAACCTCGACGCTCATCCACGACCCGGTCATAAGGACGATGAGGGAGCAGTACTGAGCTCCCTTACCTCTCCTGTTTCTGCGCTCTTGAGTTAAAAAGAGAATGGTCAGAGAGGTTCGTAGTAGCCTATCTCCGGCTCGTATATCTCTCCATCCGCGAGGAGCTGGGTGATTGCGTCCTCGATGAGCTCCTCATCGAAGTCGGAGGAGAGCTTCTTGACGATGAACTTGTGGGAGAGCGCCTTGCCCTTCTCCTGGAGCAGGTCGAGGACTGCCTTCTTGGCTTTCTCAAGCTCGGGGTTCTCCTCTTTGGCCTCTTCGGCTTCGATGATTTCCTCCTCTTCAAACAGGGCTTCCTCCGTGCTCCTCTGCTCAAGCATCATGGTGTAGAGCTCATCTATCGTTATCAGCATCTCCTCGCTCACGCCCTTGTTCTTGGCGATGACCTTTGCCTTTGCGGTGATGCCGTACTTGTCGTATATCTCAAAGGCTATCCTGGCCTTCTTTGCGTGCTCAACCTTCTCTTTGAGGGTCTCGAAGCGGTGGAGTATCCACATGTTGGGCTCGACCTTGGTTATCCCCTCGACGAGTATCTGCTTGTCCTCGCGCCACTCTCCGACCTTTCCGATTATCTGCACGAGGTCGCCCTTCTTCACGAGCCTCACAAAGCGCGTGTCGTCGCGGAAGCCGAGAACCCATATCGTCCCGGTTCCGTCGTCGATCTGGAGCTTGCCGTAGGTCTCGTCTTCGCTTATCACCGGCTCGCGGACGACCGTGGCGACAACCTTGACGCGGTAAACCTTTCTGGCGTCCTTGGTTATCAGGTAGTTCGGCTCGAAGTCGCCCTCACTCCTGACGTAGTAGCCGTCGATGATGTCCCTGATGTAGACCCTGCTCGCTGGCAGGCGCTTCTTCATATATCCTCACCCCCGAAGAACTCCACGATGCCCTCCACCTTGGGCAGAACCTTTCTTTCGAGCTCCCTTATCTCCTCAAGGGCGTCCAGGTCGGCACCGCTGAAGTCCTGCACGACCTCGCCGTAGATGTGGGTTTCCTCCTCGTTCCTTATCACGCGTCCTATGACCCTGACCACCTGGCCCTCCGAGGGGAGGACGTTCTCCTCGCTCTCTATGAGTATGACGCCGGTTCCGTCGTCGAGCCAGAAGGTGTAGTCCATCTTATCGACCTTGAATGCCTTGCCGATGAGTGAAATCCTCGTATCGTCGTCGCGTATCTCGCTTATCTTCCTCTCGACGGCGGGCTTTCTGCGCCTGAACCTGACTTCCTCCATTTCACTCACCACCCTCAAGCTCCGTTAGGGCCTTCTTCAGCTCGGCCCTCACCCTGGCTATCTCGCGCCTCGGATCGACCTCGTCCCAGCCGAAGGCCTTCAGTATGAGTCCCAGGAACTTGTCGTCCACGACGTTGCCCCTGACGACTATCTCCCTGCCCAGCAGGTAGTAATACTCGTCCTCCGCGAGCTTCCTTCCGGCCTCCCTGAGGGTCAAACCGCTCTCAACGAGCTCCCTGAGCTTCTCAGCTATCTCTTCGGGGTCCCTGCCGATAAGCTCCGCGGCATCGTCTCCGAATAGGGTCGTCCTTATGTAGCCGGTCGAGTCGTCGAGGCCGAAGTCCACTATGGTTATCTTCGTGGGCTTCACCTCGCCGTGCTCGGGGCATATCCACGACTCGGTGGTCGGGTCGTAGTCCACCTTCCTCCTGCACTGCGGGCAGGCGTCGTAGACCGTCACGCGGTAGAGCCTCGCCACGGTTCCGCGAACCTCTACGAACCTTTCCCCTCCCATTAGCTCGCCTATCTTCCTCCTCTGATAGTTGTAGCTCCTGACCTCCTCAAGCGGCGGTATCTCATCGACGCGCGGGTCGTCCGGGTTCGGGATTATCCTCGTCCTGAAGTTGGCGTGGAGCTCTATACCGTTCCTGCCCTCCCTCACGCTGGGGTCGATGATTTTGATGACATCCCCTGGGTTGAGCTCGTTGTAGTATTTGGCGACGAGGCCGTCCCAGAGAACGAGCCGGGTCTTACCCGTTGAGTCGTAGATTATGAGGTTGGCCACGTGGCCGGTTGAGCCGTCCCTCTTCTTGTACTCCCTCGGCGGGTACTTTCTCATTATCCTCGCAACGACGTTAACGCCGGTCATTCCGGGCACGAGGTCGGCTATGTGGAGGAGCTCCTCCCTTCCCTCAAGGTTGACCCCGAGTTCCTCGGCCAGCATGACAGCGGCGGCGTGCTCCGAGATGCCCTCGCGGACCGCGATCTGGGCTATCCTTTCCTCGATTTCATCCCTCGAAAGGCCTTTCTGCCCTTCGATCATCTCGATAATCTGCTCCTTGGTCAGTACTCCCATAACACTCACCTTGATGGTAATTGTGGGTTTGAGTATTTAAACCTTTCTCCAAACCCTCTCCTGAAGGGATTTTTCGAGAAATAGGCCATGTTTCCATTCAGAGGACAGAAATGGGGGGACTTGGGGGCCAAGGAATCACTCCCCGGCCTCAGGAGCCGTTTCAATACTGCCAGATTCTTCGGCCTCGATGGTTTCGCTGGATCTCTCTTCGACCTCTCTGGATTCGTCTGGCTCTTCTCTGTTCCTTCCGTCGAGCTTCGCTATGAGGTCGCTGTACTCGGCGTGAACCACCTTCCTGAAGGCTTCCTTGATTATGTTGGGGTCGTTCTCGGGGAAGCCGTAGAGCTCGGCGAACTTCGGCGTCGTCCCGAGGAGCTTCGTCCTCTCATATGGTTCGGCGTAGATGAGACCCATCTCCAGGAGCTTTCTTATGTGCTCGTAGGCCTGACTTCCCCTGAGCTTCACCACCTTGCTCTGCTCTATCGGCTGGAGGTAGGCTATGAGCGCGAGGGTTTTGAGCTCCCCAGTCCGGAGGTCCGGCCTGGGCATCAGATGGACGACGCGCTGACTGTACTCCTGCTTCACCTGCATGACGTACTTGTCACCCAGAACCCTGACGACCTCTATGGCGCTCTTTCTCTCGGCGTACTCCGCGGCTATAAGTTCTATGAGCTTCTCCAGGTAATCGAGTGACCTTATACCGAGCGCCCTTGAGAGCTCCTTGACGCTGAGGGGCCTTCCAGAAACGAATAGGGCCGCTTCCACGAGTGCCTTGTCTTCGAGCAGTCCCATTATTATCACCTCTCTCTAGAACCTCGTCCGTGAGGACTATAACCTTTTCCCCAATTGACCGTAAAGTTTATAAACTCATCACGGGAGGTCTGTACCGGTACGGCGGTCATAGCGGCGGGGTCACACCCGGTCTCGTTTCGACCCCGGAAGTTAAGCCCGCCAGCGATCCCGGGTGTACTGCCCTCCGAGAGGGGGCGGGAAACCGGGGACGCCGCCGGCCACTCAAACGCCCGGGTGGTGTAGCCAGGCCCATCATACGGGACTGTCACTCCCGTGACTCGGGTTCAAATCCCGACCCGGGCGCCATAGAAACTTTTGCCAAGTAAAAGTTTCATCAAAGTCAGTAGCTCCTTTTCATGGCTCAATTCTGTGTGATTTTGGATGAAGAGCTACCAACTTTTGGTGAAGCTTTTTCCAAAAGCTTCCTTCGCATGTTGAAGCGGAAAGATGGTGTGCTTTTTCTAAAAGTGTTCTTTTTAGGTGGGGTTTCTCATTCACTTATCACGAACTTTGATGAAACTTTGTGCAGGCAAAGTTTCAGGGCAAAGCTTATAAAATCTCTCCACAGTTATCCCATCGGACGTGGGCCGGTAGCTCAGCCTGGTTAGAGCGCGGGGCTTTTAACCCCGTGGCCGCGGGTTCGAATCCCGTCCGGCCCGCCATAAGAACCTTTTGCGAACAGAAGTTTCATCAAGTGGCAATGCCTCCGTTCAATATTTGCCTTGCTGAAGGTCTTTTTTGGGGTTTCTGAAGCTGAAACAACTTGTTGGGTATCGATCTGGAAGATGCCTTCTCTTTTATGGATTCAAAAGATATACAAACCCTTTCAGGCCTTAAGCTTTTGGGGGCTTCACCGGAAGCCTGTGATTCTTCACGCAGGTGAAGTTTGCTCCGTGCGAAAACTACTTAAACATTTTTGGGTAGCCTAATCAGGTGAGGTCGTTGGAGGTAAGCAAGAGGGAAGAGGAATACCTCGAAACCATGTACATCCTTCATAAGAACAAGGGAGTCATCCGCGTCAAGGACATCGCTAAGATGATGCGCGTCAAGCCGCCGAGCGTGGTGGATGCACTGAAGAAGCTCGCGGATAAGGGACTGGTGGAGTACGAGAAGTACGACAGAATTCTACTGACTGACACGGGCAGGGGGATAGCGGAGGCAACCTACTCAAAGCACATGCTCCTCACGCAGTTCTTCATTGACATCCTGGGCATCCCGCCTGAGATAGCGGAGCGCGACGCCTGCCAGTTCGAGCACTACGTCAGCGAGATAACCGTGCAGAGAATAAGGGAGTTCGCCCAGTACATACAGGAGCAGTGCCCCTACGTTCTCAAGCAGTTCATCAAGGAAAAGCTGGCGGAGAACGAGGAGTCCGAGTGATGCTCTCTTTTTGCTCTTCTTGCAGATAAAATGAAAGAACTCAGAAGGCCCCGCCCAGGTAGGCGAAGTAGGCCAGGAAGATTATCGAGAGGGTGTACATCAGCGGGTGTATCTCGTCCCTTCTGCCGCTGAAGAGCTTGAGTATCGTGTAGCTGATGAAGCCGATGCCTATTCCGTCGGCTATCGAGTATGTGTAAGGTATGGTGATGAGCACGAGGAAGGCCGGGATGGCCTCGGTGTGGTCCGCGAAGTTCACCTCCTTGATGGCGCTGAGCATGTAGTAACCGACGATGACGAGTGCCGGGGCCGTTGCGAATGCCGGAATCGCCCCCGCCAGCGGGGCTATGAAGAGACCGATGCCGAGGAAGAGCAGGCCGGTGACGAGGGCCGTCATTCCCGTCCTTCCGCCTTCCTCTATTCCTGCCGCGCTCTCGATGTAGGTCGTGACGGTAGAGGTTCCGAGGACGGCTCCGACGGTCGTGCCTATCGCATCGGTGAGGAGAACCTTCTCCGCGTCGGGAACCTTTCCGTCCCTCGTGAGGAATCCCGCCTTGGCACTCAAACCTGTGACCGTTCCCAGCGTGTCGAAGAAGTCCACCATGAAGAAGGCAAAGACAACTCCTATCGCACCCACGTTGAGGAGCCCCTGGAGGTCCATCTGCATGAACGTGTAGCTGATGTCGGGGGTCGAGAACAGGTGCTCGGGCCAGGGGGCGACGCCGGTGACCCATCCTATGATGCTCGTGGTTATGATGGATATCAGGAGCGAGCCCTTGACGCGGAGGGCGATGAGAACCATCGTGAGGAAGAGCCCGAAGAAGAACAGCAGTATGTCGCCTCTGGTCAGGGCGGAGGCGTTGAGTCCGGTGAACTGGAGCACCCCCGCGTCGTTCACGACCGCAGTGAGGAGGCCGACGTCGTTAAGGCCTATGAAGGTCAGAAAGAGTCCTATTCCTGCCCCGACAGCGTACTTCTGGCTGAGAGGTATCGCGTGGATTATCGCGCTCCTGACCTTGGTAACGCTGAGGACTATGAAGATGAGACCTTCAACGAAGACCGCCGCGAGGGCAACGCGCCAGTCGTAGCCCATTCCCAGAACAACGCTGTACGCGAAGTAAGCGTTCAACCCCATTCCCGGTGCGAGGGCGAAGGGCTTCTTGGCGTAGAGGCCCATCAGAATGGTCGCGAAGCCAGCGGCCAGGGCGGTAACTGCCACGAGGGAGTTGAAGGCCTCCTTACCCATGGCATCGCTGAGTATGGAGGGGTTCACGAAGAGGATGTAGGCCATGGTCATGAAGGTGGTAACGCCCGCCAGGATCTCAGTCTTCATATCCGTGCCGTGCCCCTCAAATTCAAAGTAGTTCTCAAACCATCCCATGAGCTTCACCCCTTGGTTTGACTTATTCCTGCCTAATAACTTAGTTTTTTAAAGGTTTTTTGACGTAGAAATGTTAAAGAAACGTGGCGAGGAGGAGATGTATGTTGGGTGGCGGAACCTCAATCCTCACCGCCCACCGCGGTGAAGCCTTCCGCGTAGGCCTTCACGACTTCCTTTTCCTCAGCGAGTACCATGAGAACCCTGACCAGGTCCAGACCCTTCACCTGGGCGAACTCCACGTAGAGGTATTCATCGCCCCTGCGGTAGAGCTTGGCGCTGAGCGGCTTGAAGCAGTCGTTTTCCCTGGGCGTGGTCCAGAGCTCGGTCTCCTTGAAGCCCTGGGCTTTAATGGAAGCCTCAAACCTCCCGACCAGCGTTTCTACGGGGCAGGTGCAGGTTGCGT contains:
- a CDS encoding NCS2 family permease; translated protein: MGWFENYFEFEGHGTDMKTEILAGVTTFMTMAYILFVNPSILSDAMGKEAFNSLVAVTALAAGFATILMGLYAKKPFALAPGMGLNAYFAYSVVLGMGYDWRVALAAVFVEGLIFIVLSVTKVRSAIIHAIPLSQKYAVGAGIGLFLTFIGLNDVGLLTAVVNDAGVLQFTGLNASALTRGDILLFFFGLFLTMVLIALRVKGSLLISIITTSIIGWVTGVAPWPEHLFSTPDISYTFMQMDLQGLLNVGAIGVVFAFFMVDFFDTLGTVTGLSAKAGFLTRDGKVPDAEKVLLTDAIGTTVGAVLGTSTVTTYIESAAGIEEGGRTGMTALVTGLLFLGIGLFIAPLAGAIPAFATAPALVIVGYYMLSAIKEVNFADHTEAIPAFLVLITIPYTYSIADGIGIGFISYTILKLFSGRRDEIHPLMYTLSIIFLAYFAYLGGAF
- a CDS encoding OB-fold nucleic acid binding domain-containing protein, with the protein product MKKRLPASRVYIRDIIDGYYVRSEGDFEPNYLITKDARKVYRVKVVATVVREPVISEDETYGKLQIDDGTGTIWVLGFRDDTRFVRLVKKGDLVQIIGKVGEWREDKQILVEGITKVEPNMWILHRFETLKEKVEHAKKARIAFEIYDKYGITAKAKVIAKNKGVSEEMLITIDELYTMMLEQRSTEEALFEEEEIIEAEEAKEENPELEKAKKAVLDLLQEKGKALSHKFIVKKLSSDFDEELIEDAITQLLADGEIYEPEIGYYEPL
- a CDS encoding Clp1/GlmU family protein, whose translation is MNKAGYTTDVPEDRFVLLDELSSRDRPLRVMLVGGTDSGKTTLLTFLANGLAERGLRVAIVDSDVGQKGILPPATISLAFVDGPFSSPSELRGHAHYFIGTTTPGQYVGEMAVGVKRLADIAAEKADVVLIDTTGFVMGTGVELKRLKAELVRPDLIVLLERAGELEYLRKVLAPYGEVVTLQVSPAAREHSRRERREVRREKWKAYFSNSRTVEVDLTKVIPGGTELFRGRPLTEEERELLSTLFKWLVVAGWKGEHYTVVKVDAEGFSRQYGRQALRAIDFERLSNLLVGFIDGRGLCMGVGILKWINFSGMNAQVLTPLSEEEVENAVELRFGRIQVLENGEELGLLRREEL
- a CDS encoding replication protein RepA, coding for MEEVRFRRRKPAVERKISEIRDDDTRISLIGKAFKVDKMDYTFWLDDGTGVILIESEENVLPSEGQVVRVIGRVIRNEEETHIYGEVVQDFSGADLDALEEIRELERKVLPKVEGIVEFFGGEDI
- a CDS encoding OB-fold nucleic acid binding domain-containing protein, translating into MGVLTKEQIIEMIEGQKGLSRDEIEERIAQIAVREGISEHAAAVMLAEELGVNLEGREELLHIADLVPGMTGVNVVARIMRKYPPREYKKRDGSTGHVANLIIYDSTGKTRLVLWDGLVAKYYNELNPGDVIKIIDPSVREGRNGIELHANFRTRIIPNPDDPRVDEIPPLEEVRSYNYQRRKIGELMGGERFVEVRGTVARLYRVTVYDACPQCRRKVDYDPTTESWICPEHGEVKPTKITIVDFGLDDSTGYIRTTLFGDDAAELIGRDPEEIAEKLRELVESGLTLREAGRKLAEDEYYYLLGREIVVRGNVVDDKFLGLILKAFGWDEVDPRREIARVRAELKKALTELEGGE
- a CDS encoding metal-dependent transcriptional regulator, which encodes MEVSKREEEYLETMYILHKNKGVIRVKDIAKMMRVKPPSVVDALKKLADKGLVEYEKYDRILLTDTGRGIAEATYSKHMLLTQFFIDILGIPPEIAERDACQFEHYVSEITVQRIREFAQYIQEQCPYVLKQFIKEKLAENEESE
- a CDS encoding ribonucleoside-triphosphate reductase produces the protein MEFKDELVRALDGDGLWTVVTFKTPYGPGMTLEKLAEAVENAGWSVTFRANWWTADIPYGLARLDLRKGDREKILLGKWILGSGCELIRLENMPLEKGRDEFFRMVDSITSTLIHDPVIRTMREQY
- the scpB gene encoding SMC-Scp complex subunit ScpB, with product MGLLEDKALVEAALFVSGRPLSVKELSRALGIRSLDYLEKLIELIAAEYAERKSAIEVVRVLGDKYVMQVKQEYSQRVVHLMPRPDLRTGELKTLALIAYLQPIEQSKVVKLRGSQAYEHIRKLLEMGLIYAEPYERTKLLGTTPKFAELYGFPENDPNIIKEAFRKVVHAEYSDLIAKLDGRNREEPDESREVEERSSETIEAEESGSIETAPEAGE
- a CDS encoding geranylgeranylglycerol-phosphate geranylgeranyltransferase; the protein is MEFKAFIEITRPHNCALAGVVGVLGSIVAVGHLPDALTTALVFLVVTLGCAGGNTINDYFDYEIDKINRPDRPLPRGAMDRRTALYYSLLLSAVGLVLAYMINVYAFLLAIIAYAAMFLYAWKLKPMPFVGNLVVAGLTGATPLYGAVSVEHLGLAGYLAVCAFLVNVAREVIKDIEDVEGDLAKGARTLPIVWGKRKAAYLAAAFAVLTVVASFLPIMAGVGLGYYAMVPVDLIILYAAYRILRSQDREAAHSSQKLLKVSIFLAVMAFMIAALV